Proteins from one Sarcophilus harrisii chromosome 2, mSarHar1.11, whole genome shotgun sequence genomic window:
- the FAHD2A gene encoding fumarylacetoacetate hydrolase domain-containing protein 2A isoform X1 — protein MMKVMESAEGDEGERGRKQDVVGFRRRLRKVLMLVPVSKTLLTAVLQNHKVICQLSRGMRLVQFQTPYLKGPHLGLEEKDGGGVINLNAFDPSLPKTMREFLEQGETALSVAKRALESKQPILKRSEVTFLSPITQPDKVVCVGMNYVDHCKEQNVPVPTEPIIFSKFGSSIVGPYDDIVLPSKSKEVDWEVELAFVIGKKGKHIKATDAMAHVAGFTVAHDVSARDWQMRRNGKQWLLGKTFDTFCPLGPALVTKDGVADPHNLKICCRVNGEVVQSSSTKQMVFKTEDLIAWVSQFVTLYPGDVFLTGTPPGVGVFRKPPVFLKKGDEVQCEIEGLGTIINKVV, from the exons ATGATGAAGGTAATGGAAAGCGCCGAGGGCGATGAAGGTGAACGGGGAAGAAAACAAGACGTTGTAGGTTTCCGGAGGCGTCTGAGAAAG GTTCTGATGTTGGTGCCAGTTTCAAAAACCTTACTTACAGCTGTGTTGCAGAATCATAAGGTGATCTGTCAGCTCTCCAGAGGCATGAGATTGGTCCAATTTCAAACTCCTTACCTGAAAGGACCTCATCTGGGACTAGAGGAGAAGGATGGTGGTGGGGTCATTAACCTCAATGCATTTGACCCTAGCCTGCCCAAGACCATGAGGGAATTCTTGGAACAGGGAGAAACTGCTCTTTCTGTGGCAAAAAG AGCTTTGGAATCTAAGCAGCCAATTCTGAAACGGTCAGAGGTTACTTTTCTGTCTCCCATCACCCAGCCAGACAAAGTCGTGTGTGTGGGCATGAACTATGTGGATCACTGCAAGGAACAGAATGTGCCAGTGCCCACAGAGCCCATCATTTTCAGCAAGTTTGGTAGCTCTATCGTGGGGCCCTATGATGACATTGTCCTGCCTTCTAAGAGCAAG GAGGTGGACTGGGAAGTGGAACTGGCCTTTGTCAttggaaagaaaggcaaacataTTAAG GCCACAGATGCCATGGCTCATGTGGCTGGGTTCACTGTGGCACACGATGTGAGTGCCCGTGACTGGCAAATGAGACGCAATGGGAAGCAGTGGCTGCTTGGAAAAACCTTCGATACCTTCTGCCCCCTGGGTCCTGCCTTGGTGACCAAAGATGGTGTAGCAG ATCCACACAACTTGAAGATCTGTTGCAGAGTGAATGGGGAGGTCGTACAGAGTAGTAGTACCAAGCAAATGGTGTTTAAGACAGAAGACCTAATAGCATGGGTCTCACA ATTCGTCACTCTGTATCCTGGCGATGTCTTCTTGACTGGGACTCCACCAGGTGTTGGTGTGTTTAGGAAACCCCCAGTATTTCTCAAG AAAGGAGATGAAGTCCAATGTGAGATTGAAGGATTGGGAACCATCATCAACAAGGTGGTGTGA
- the FAHD2A gene encoding fumarylacetoacetate hydrolase domain-containing protein 2A isoform X2, with protein sequence MLVPVSKTLLTAVLQNHKVICQLSRGMRLVQFQTPYLKGPHLGLEEKDGGGVINLNAFDPSLPKTMREFLEQGETALSVAKRALESKQPILKRSEVTFLSPITQPDKVVCVGMNYVDHCKEQNVPVPTEPIIFSKFGSSIVGPYDDIVLPSKSKEVDWEVELAFVIGKKGKHIKATDAMAHVAGFTVAHDVSARDWQMRRNGKQWLLGKTFDTFCPLGPALVTKDGVADPHNLKICCRVNGEVVQSSSTKQMVFKTEDLIAWVSQFVTLYPGDVFLTGTPPGVGVFRKPPVFLKKGDEVQCEIEGLGTIINKVV encoded by the exons ATGTTGGTGCCAGTTTCAAAAACCTTACTTACAGCTGTGTTGCAGAATCATAAGGTGATCTGTCAGCTCTCCAGAGGCATGAGATTGGTCCAATTTCAAACTCCTTACCTGAAAGGACCTCATCTGGGACTAGAGGAGAAGGATGGTGGTGGGGTCATTAACCTCAATGCATTTGACCCTAGCCTGCCCAAGACCATGAGGGAATTCTTGGAACAGGGAGAAACTGCTCTTTCTGTGGCAAAAAG AGCTTTGGAATCTAAGCAGCCAATTCTGAAACGGTCAGAGGTTACTTTTCTGTCTCCCATCACCCAGCCAGACAAAGTCGTGTGTGTGGGCATGAACTATGTGGATCACTGCAAGGAACAGAATGTGCCAGTGCCCACAGAGCCCATCATTTTCAGCAAGTTTGGTAGCTCTATCGTGGGGCCCTATGATGACATTGTCCTGCCTTCTAAGAGCAAG GAGGTGGACTGGGAAGTGGAACTGGCCTTTGTCAttggaaagaaaggcaaacataTTAAG GCCACAGATGCCATGGCTCATGTGGCTGGGTTCACTGTGGCACACGATGTGAGTGCCCGTGACTGGCAAATGAGACGCAATGGGAAGCAGTGGCTGCTTGGAAAAACCTTCGATACCTTCTGCCCCCTGGGTCCTGCCTTGGTGACCAAAGATGGTGTAGCAG ATCCACACAACTTGAAGATCTGTTGCAGAGTGAATGGGGAGGTCGTACAGAGTAGTAGTACCAAGCAAATGGTGTTTAAGACAGAAGACCTAATAGCATGGGTCTCACA ATTCGTCACTCTGTATCCTGGCGATGTCTTCTTGACTGGGACTCCACCAGGTGTTGGTGTGTTTAGGAAACCCCCAGTATTTCTCAAG AAAGGAGATGAAGTCCAATGTGAGATTGAAGGATTGGGAACCATCATCAACAAGGTGGTGTGA